The Candidatus Binatia bacterium nucleotide sequence AATGCTGGGTACATCGGCAATACAGCGCGCCCAAGCACGACCGTAATTCCCCTCCGCAGAGTACCTACCGCCATCGAAGACTGGCCACGAGCCGACCGGCCGCGCGACAAGCTACTCGACCGTGGTCCTGGCGCACTCACGAACACCGAGCTTCTCGCCATCATCCTGAGGGCCGGTACACGCGGACGGACCGCTCTTGATCAGGCACGCGCACTGTTCGCGCACTGCAACGATGACTGGCGCCGGCTCGGCATGCTTGGCGCCGGCGATCTCCGTCGGTGTGGCCTCGGACCGGTGCAAGCTGCCGAGATTCTTGCCGTCATCGAAATCGCCAAACGCTACGGCGAACACGAGTTCAAGCCTGGGCAGCCGCTTCGCGGATCCGCCGATGTGTACGCCCACTACCGCGAGCGCCTCGCGGCCGAGACGCGCGAACATTTCCTCTGCATTCTGCTGGACAACAAGCACCGTAAGATCAAGGAAATCACGGTGTCGCAGGGCTCGCTCACGGCGAGCATCGTCCACCCGCGTGACGTCTTCGCGGCAATAGTGCGCGAGGCAACGCCGGCGGCAGCGGTCATCTTCGTCCACAACCACCCCAGCGGGTGCCCCATCCCGAGCAAGGAGGACATCGAAATCACCCGCCGACTCCGCGAGGCCGGCGAGATCATGGGTGTGCGTGTGCCCGATCACATCATCATTGGTCGCGGGCGCTACGTGAGCTTTGTGGACGAGGGCTATTGGTAATCAGCAGAATCGCGCCAAGAACAAGCTACGCGCCATCCCCCAACGGATGGCGCGTTTTCCATTCGCATGGAGATGTTCCGATCGGGATCAACGATGGTCACAACCGTGGTGACACGCTTCAGTATACTCGACTGCCGTACTATGAATGCCGAGCATTGCCGAAATCACCTGCCCATTCTGTTTTCCGGATGTCAATCGAATCTTCCACGCAGGGGAACTGGTGCTCGGTTTGTGGGACGGGTATCCCGTTTCGCCCGGCCATGCGCTCCTCGTCCCGCGTCGCCATGTTGCGAGCTGGTTTGACGCCTCGTCGACTGAACGTGAGGAGCTTGCAGCGGCGGTCGCAATCGCGCGCACGACGATACTACGCGGGCATCGCCCCGATGGCTTCAACATCGGCATCAATGTCGGCTCGGCCGCCGGCCAGACGGTGTTTCATCTGCATATCCACGTCATCCCACGTTACGCGGGCGACGTGCCCGATCCACGCGGCGGCGTGCGCCATGTCCTGCCGTGCAAGCAGCCACAGGTGCCAGCAACCGGCAGCGAGCCGATCATACACGACGCTTCAGCCCCCTGGCTTTCGAGCCTTGCGGAGCAAAGGGATCTCTCAGCGCACAAAGAAGACGAAGAGCCAGGGATTACTGCGATTCCAAGTCGTGCGGCTGCCAGGTCAGACGCAGCCGCGTTCGGTGAGCGGATCTTGCTCCTGCTCGACAAGGGGCGCTTTACCACAACCTACAAGTACGCGGTGCTGTTGGCCCTGATCGATCTCTGTCTCGAACAAGGCTCGGCGGTTGGCGGTGCCGCTTCGTTCACCACCCAGCAACTGGCGGAGAAGATCGTGGAGTTGTACTGGCCGCAGACCGCACCGTATCCGGGCCAGAAAGGCTTGCATGTTCTGGCGCAGCACCACGGCGGGCAGGCCGAGATCGTGTCGGCGATCCAGAAGTTTCGTGAGCGCTGTGCGGTGTCCGGCGCGGCAATGCGACAGGAGCTCGCGGAGATTGCGGAGCGAGCTGGGTTCGACCGCCATCCCGAGCGGACGTTGAATGTTGCGCGAACCATCTACTCCCGCCTCCCCGATGACGTGCGGCTGTGGTTGCGGAGCAGGGAGTTTGTGGCCATGGTGGCGCAGCGCAGCCGGCTGGAGAGCGCGTTGGGCCGCCTCGAATAGCATCCCACCATGGCAGACTACGTTCGGGGGCTTTACGAGGTCCTGCTCACGGAGAAGTTGGCGCTCCTTCTGCAAAACCTCGATCGACGACTGGATCCACGCTGCGACAGTTTACGCACGGCCGACGCCGCCGACCGGATCGCCCTTCACCTTGCACGCGTCATCCAGCGTGTCGTGGCCGGGGTGGAGGAGGAACGCCGTGTCGACGTGGGCATCTCGCTGTCCCGACGGCTTATCGACCTGATCGACGAAGTCATCAGCGATGCAGAGGCCAGACCTGAGGCTCCGGTTGAGGCAGGCAGCGTGTTGCGAGAGATTCTCGCCCGCCTGCCCGATGGTTCGACCGAAAGCATTCCCCAACCATTGATCCCCCTGCTCGATACAACCTTGCTCACTAATGTTCCTGGGGAACCGCGGGTTGGCAGCCAGCTGACGACGGAGATTCAGTCGGCAGATCGTATCGACGTGGTCATGGCGTTCATCCGCCGTAGCGGCATCGCTCCGTTGGTCGATGGACTGCGCCGCCATGCAGAGAGCGCGCGCGAGTTGCGCGTGCTGACCACCACATACACCGGATCAACCGAGGCCCGAGCGTTGGACGTGCTGCGTGAACTCGGTGCCAACGTCCGGGTCTCCTACGATACGGGCAGCACGCGGTTGCACGCCAAGGCGTGGTTGTTTCACCGCTCCTCCGGCTTTTCGACTGCTTACATTGGCTCGTCCAACCTTACCCATGCTGCGCAGGTGAGCGGGCTCGAATGGAACGTACGTGTATCGGGCGCCCGAAACCCCGATGTCATCACCAAGATGGCCGCTGTATTAGAGGGATACTGGAACAGCGGCGATTTCGTGCCCTACGATCCGGAACAGTTTGCCGCTGAGACCGAGCGCGGTGCGTCTCGCGGGCCGACCCTGCTGCTGAGCCCGATCGAACTGCGGCTGGAGCCGTTCCAAGAGCGTCTCCTGGAACAAATCGAGCTATCGCGGCTGAAGGGGCATCACCACAATTTGCTGGTCGCGGCCACGGGCACGGGGAAGACGGTCATGGCGGCCGTCGACTACTCGCGGCTGCGATCCCGGCTGCCGCGCGCGCGTCTCCTCTTTGTGGCGCATCGCGAGGAAATCTTGGATCAGAGCCTCGCGACGTTCCGTCACTGCCTACGCGATCCAGCGTTCGGCGAGCAATGGGTGGGTGGGCACCGCGCCGAGTGGCTTCAACACGTCTTCGCGTCGATCCAGAGCATTCGTGCGGCAGGCCTCCGTGATCTCGACCCACGCCACTTCGATATCGTCGTCGTCGACGAGTTCCATCACGCAGCCGCACCGTCGTATCGGGCATTGTTGGAGCACGTCCAGCCTATCGAACTGCTCGGGCTTACCGCCACGCCTGAACGCAGCGACGGCTTACCGCTGCTGCACTGGTTCGACAATCGAATCGCCGCTGAGTTGCGCTTGTGGGATGCCATCGACCAGCATCGGCTCTCACCGTTCGTCTACTACGGCATCCACGACGGGCTGGATTTGCGTGACATCCCATGGCGGCGGGGCCGCGGGTACGATGTCGACGGCCTCTCCAACCTGTATACGGCCAATGACGTCTGGGCCAAACAGGTTCTTCAGCAACTCAAAACGCGGGTGGACGATCCCCATAAGGTACGGGCGCTTGGGTTCTGCGTGAGCGTTGACCACGCTCGCTACATGGCTCGGGTGTTCAATGATGCCGGCGTTCCGGCGGTTGCCGTGTGGGGTGACAGCCCGGACGACGAGCGGCTGGCGGCGCTCTCGAACCTGGCCAACGGGCGCATCAACGTCGTGTTCTCGGTCGACCTGTTCAATGAGGGGATCGACGTGCCCGTCATCGACACTCTTCTGTTACTCCGTCCGACCGACAGCCCGACGCTGTTTCTGCAGCAACTCGGACGCGGGCTGCGTCGGACCCCCGGCAAGGACGTCTGCACGGTGCTGGACTTCGTCGGTTGCCACCGTACGGAGTTCCAATTCGACCGGCGCTTTCGGGCGTTGCTGGGGGGCACGCGAAGAGACCTGGTGCAGCAGATCGAGCGGGGGTTCCCGTTCTTACCTGCGGGCTGCCATATGGAGCTTGACGCGGTTGCTGCCGAGATCGTGCTCTCCAACATTCGCGAGGCGATTCCATCTCGCTGGCAGCTGAAGGTTGAGGAGCTGCGCCAGCTGCTCAAAGCCGGAACCCCGGTGAGCCTCGGCGATTTCTTGAAAGAGACAGGGTTCGAGTTGGAGGACGTGTACACTGGCCCCAAGAGCTGGTCCGATCTCCGCGAGGATGCTGGCGTCTCAACTCAGCCGGCCGGCCCCAATGAAGAGGTGTTGCGCCGCGCCTGCGGGCGCTTATTGCACATCGACGATGTCGAGCGGATCAACGCCTACAAAGCAGTGTTGATGGCCGACGCTCCACCGGCACTCGACACGATGACAGAACGCGAACGGCGGCTGATCAGGATGTTGGTGGCGTCGCGTGCTGAAAAAGCGCTGGGAAAAGTGACGACGCTCGCGGAGGCCTGTGCCCTGCTGTGGCAACACCCACAGGTACGGGCGGAATTGCTCGAGCTTCTCGACGTGCTCGCCGAAACCGTCGACCATGTGCACATGCCGCTGGCCGGACAGCCGGGCGTCCCGCTACAGGTGCACGCGCGGTACACGCGCATCGAGATCCTGGCGGCGTTCGGCGTGGGGGAGGTGGCACGTGTCGCGCCATGGCAAACGGGCGTGTGCTGGGCGAAGGACGCCGGCGCGGACCTGTTTGCATTCACCCTCGA carries:
- the radC gene encoding DNA repair protein RadC encodes the protein MPTSPEGPQLELPFEAPKQSVLVRDAENAGYIGNTARPSTTVIPLRRVPTAIEDWPRADRPRDKLLDRGPGALTNTELLAIILRAGTRGRTALDQARALFAHCNDDWRRLGMLGAGDLRRCGLGPVQAAEILAVIEIAKRYGEHEFKPGQPLRGSADVYAHYRERLAAETREHFLCILLDNKHRKIKEITVSQGSLTASIVHPRDVFAAIVREATPAAAVIFVHNHPSGCPIPSKEDIEITRRLREAGEIMGVRVPDHIIIGRGRYVSFVDEGYW
- a CDS encoding HIT domain-containing protein; its protein translation is MPSIAEITCPFCFPDVNRIFHAGELVLGLWDGYPVSPGHALLVPRRHVASWFDASSTEREELAAAVAIARTTILRGHRPDGFNIGINVGSAAGQTVFHLHIHVIPRYAGDVPDPRGGVRHVLPCKQPQVPATGSEPIIHDASAPWLSSLAEQRDLSAHKEDEEPGITAIPSRAAARSDAAAFGERILLLLDKGRFTTTYKYAVLLALIDLCLEQGSAVGGAASFTTQQLAEKIVELYWPQTAPYPGQKGLHVLAQHHGGQAEIVSAIQKFRERCAVSGAAMRQELAEIAERAGFDRHPERTLNVARTIYSRLPDDVRLWLRSREFVAMVAQRSRLESALGRLE
- a CDS encoding DUF3427 domain-containing protein, translated to MADYVRGLYEVLLTEKLALLLQNLDRRLDPRCDSLRTADAADRIALHLARVIQRVVAGVEEERRVDVGISLSRRLIDLIDEVISDAEARPEAPVEAGSVLREILARLPDGSTESIPQPLIPLLDTTLLTNVPGEPRVGSQLTTEIQSADRIDVVMAFIRRSGIAPLVDGLRRHAESARELRVLTTTYTGSTEARALDVLRELGANVRVSYDTGSTRLHAKAWLFHRSSGFSTAYIGSSNLTHAAQVSGLEWNVRVSGARNPDVITKMAAVLEGYWNSGDFVPYDPEQFAAETERGASRGPTLLLSPIELRLEPFQERLLEQIELSRLKGHHHNLLVAATGTGKTVMAAVDYSRLRSRLPRARLLFVAHREEILDQSLATFRHCLRDPAFGEQWVGGHRAEWLQHVFASIQSIRAAGLRDLDPRHFDIVVVDEFHHAAAPSYRALLEHVQPIELLGLTATPERSDGLPLLHWFDNRIAAELRLWDAIDQHRLSPFVYYGIHDGLDLRDIPWRRGRGYDVDGLSNLYTANDVWAKQVLQQLKTRVDDPHKVRALGFCVSVDHARYMARVFNDAGVPAVAVWGDSPDDERLAALSNLANGRINVVFSVDLFNEGIDVPVIDTLLLLRPTDSPTLFLQQLGRGLRRTPGKDVCTVLDFVGCHRTEFQFDRRFRALLGGTRRDLVQQIERGFPFLPAGCHMELDAVAAEIVLSNIREAIPSRWQLKVEELRQLLKAGTPVSLGDFLKETGFELEDVYTGPKSWSDLREDAGVSTQPAGPNEEVLRRACGRLLHIDDVERINAYKAVLMADAPPALDTMTERERRLIRMLVASRAEKALGKVTTLAEACALLWQHPQVRAELLELLDVLAETVDHVHMPLAGQPGVPLQVHARYTRIEILAAFGVGEVARVAPWQTGVCWAKDAGADLFAFTLDKTSGQFSPTTRYRDYAINRDLIHWESQSTTRADSETGVRYQRHAERDTSIMLFARLRQDERAFWCLGSATYVQHESELPMAVTWRLHHPLPGDLFASFAAAVA